Proteins from one Anopheles nili chromosome 2, idAnoNiliSN_F5_01, whole genome shotgun sequence genomic window:
- the LOC128721999 gene encoding thiamin pyrophosphokinase 1 has translation MVSNGVKSLIFQLKTGAIVASVQKWTPASLIDGRELDDGLGIVLLNRPILLEKQYFTSLWNGAKVRVAVDGGTNRWVDFVKGNINGENQLKPPDLVTGDFDSCNQEAMAYVEQLKCTNGFLCLTQQIVHTPDQNATDFTKSLKVLKSHGYDGQINRVLALCESSGRLDQIMANLNTLFLAGAILPRTDVYLRSSNSLSWLLQPGEHCIDIPQRLVNERIWCSLIPIGQGCLCRTEGLKWNLDGSRPLQFGSIVSTSNTYSSNRVRIVTDGSLLWSMGTTPKDM, from the exons ATGGTTTCGAACGGTGTCAAATCTTTAATTTTCCAGCTAAAAACCGGTGCGATTGTAGCGTCGGTGCAAAAGTGGACCCCTGCAAGTCTCATCGATGGCCGCGAGCTAGACGACGGGCTTGGAATCGTACTGCTGAACCGGCCCATCCTGCTAGAGAAGCAATATTTCACATCTCTCTGGAATGGTG CCAAGGTGCGTGTCGCCGTTGACGGTGGCACGAACCGATGGGTTGACTTTGTGAAGGGCAACATCAACGGTGAAAACCAGCTCAAACCACCCGATCTCGTGACAGGCGATTTCGATTCGTGCAACCAGGAGGCCATGGCGTACGTCGAGCAGCTCAAGTGCACG AACGGTTTCTTATGTCTCACCCAACAGATCGTCCACACGCCGGATCAGAATGCGACCGATTTCACCAAATCACTGAAGGTCTTAAAATCCCACGGATACGACGGGCAGATCAATCGTGTCCTAGCGCTATGCGAATCCTCCGGTCGGCTCGATCAAATAATGGCCAACCTCAACACGCTCTTCCTCGCCGGTGCCATTCTACCGCGCACGGACGTGTACCTGCGGTCCAGTAATTCGCTCTCCTGGCTACTTCAACCCGGTGAACACTGCATCGACATTCCGCAGCGGCTCGTTAACGAGCGCATCTGGTGCTCGCTCATCCCCATCGGCCAGGGGTGCTTGTGCAGAACCGAGGGGCTGAAATGGAACCTGGACGGAAGCAGGCCACTGCAGTTTGGCAGCATCGTGAGTACCTCGAACACATACTCGTCGAACCGAGTACGGATCGTGACCGATGGGTCGCTGCTTTGGTCGATGGGAACCACCCCCAAAGACATGTGA
- the LOC128721267 gene encoding asparagine--tRNA ligase, cytoplasmic isoform X1, producing the protein MENLTLSELYTSEKRGNDETGKGTDQEPFKTILRAMKHAGKEPFPTIYVDSKDEKSESPYEVAAKSQLKKIQKLWVRDNMKGDKQKREEEEKAKNREQNLEEAKKITIQEDPSWPTAKSIKITKGAEHRGVRVRIYGWVHRLRRQGKGLMFITLRDGTGFLQCVLTDNLCQTYNALVLSTESSVQLFGTLKEVPAGKTAPGGHELHVDYWELVGLAPAGGADAILNEEAHPDVQLDNRHIMIRGENTSKVLKMRDVVMQAFRSHYFDRGYTEVTPPTLVQTQVEGGATLFKLDYFGEEAFLTQSSQLYLETCIPALGDVFCVAQSYRAEQSRTRRHLAEYTHIEGECPFITFDDLLDRLEDLIVDVTERVLKSPWGYMVQELNPGFVPPKRPFRRMNYADAIVWLKENNVTKDDGTFYEFGEDIPEAPERKMTDTINEPIMLCRFPAEIKSFYMAKCEDDLRLTESVDVLLPNVGEIVGGSMRSCKYDELLEGYKREGIDPKPYYWYVDQRVYGTQPHGGYGLGLERFLCWLLNRYHIREVCLYPRFLERCKP; encoded by the exons ATGGAAAACCTTACGCTAA GCGAGCTGTACACGTCGGAGAAACGGGGCAATGATGAAACGGGCAAGGGCACGGATCAAGAGCCCTTCAAAACGATTCTCCGGGCGATGAAGCACGCCGGAAAGGAACCATTTCCCACCATCTACGTCGacagcaaggacgaaaagtCAGAATCGCCGTACGAGGTCGCGGCCAAGTCGCAGCTTAAGAAAATCCAGAAACTCTGGGTACGGGACAACATGAAGGGAGACAAGCAGAAACGCGAGGAAGAAGAGAAGGCAAAGAATCGCGAGCAGAATCTGGAGGAGgccaaaaaaataaccatccAGGAAGATCCATCCTGGCCGACCGCTAAATCGATTAAGATCACGAAGGGTGCCGAACACCggggcgtgcgtgtgcgcaTCTACGGATGGGTCCATCGGTTACGGCGACAGGGAAAGGGCTTGATGTTCATAACGCTACGCGACGGAACCGGTTTTCTGCAGTGCGTGCTTACGGACAACCTCTGCCAGACGTACAACGCGCTCGTTTTATCGACGGAATCGTCAGTGCAGCTGTTCGGCACGCTTAAGGAGGTTCCGGCCGGTAAAACCGCGCCTGGTGGCCACGAACTGCACGTGGACTACTGGGAACTGGTCGGGCTGGCCCCAGCCGGTGGTGCCGATGCCATTCTGAACGAGGAAGCGCATCCGGACGTGCAGTTGGACAACCGCCACATAATGATCCGCGGTGAGAACACTTCAAAGGTCCTGAAGATGCGCGACGTCGTCATGCAGGCGTTCCGCTCGCATTACTTTGACCGGGGCTACACGGAGGTCACCCCACCAACCCTCGTCCAAACGCAAGTGGAAGGAGGAGCCACCTTGTTTAAGCTGGACTacttcgg TGAGGAAGCCTTCCTGACGCAGAGTTCGCAGCTGTATCTGGAAACGTGTATACCGGCGCTGGGAGATGTGTTTTGCGTAGCGCAAAGTTACCGTGCGGAGCAGAGCCGAACCCGGCGTCATTTGGCCGAATACACCCACATCGAAGGTGAATGCCCGTTCATTACCTTCGATGATCTACTCGACCGGCTCGAGGATCTCATCGTGGACGTTACCGAGCGGGTGCTTAAATCACCGTGGGGCTACATGGTACAAGAGTTGAACCCGGGATTCGTACCGCCTAAGCGACCCTTCCGTCGGATGAACTACGCGGATGCGATCGTCTGGCTGAAGGAGAACAACGTCACCAAAGACGATGGCACGTTCTACGAGTTCGGCGAGGATATCCCCGAAGCTCCGGAGCGGAAGATGACGGACACGATCAACGAGCCGATAATGCTGTGTCGCTTCCCGGCGGAAATTAAATCCTTCTACATGGCCAAGTGCGAGGACGATCTGCGCCTGACGGAAAGTGTCGATGTGCTGCTACCGAACGTTGGCGAGATCGTTGGCGGATCGATGAGGTCCTGCAAGTACGACGAACTGCTGGAGGGGTACAAACGCGAGGGAATCGATCCGAAACCGTACTACTGGTACGTGGATCAGCGCGTGTACGGCACACAGCCGCACGGTGGCTATGGGCTGGGACTGGAGCGATTCCTCTGCTGGTTGCTTAACCGTTACCACATCCGTGAGGTTTGTTTGTATCCGCGATTCCTCGAGAGATGCAAACCATAA
- the LOC128721267 gene encoding asparagine--tRNA ligase, cytoplasmic isoform X2 yields the protein MAGGSQNTSPLYTSEKRGNDETGKGTDQEPFKTILRAMKHAGKEPFPTIYVDSKDEKSESPYEVAAKSQLKKIQKLWVRDNMKGDKQKREEEEKAKNREQNLEEAKKITIQEDPSWPTAKSIKITKGAEHRGVRVRIYGWVHRLRRQGKGLMFITLRDGTGFLQCVLTDNLCQTYNALVLSTESSVQLFGTLKEVPAGKTAPGGHELHVDYWELVGLAPAGGADAILNEEAHPDVQLDNRHIMIRGENTSKVLKMRDVVMQAFRSHYFDRGYTEVTPPTLVQTQVEGGATLFKLDYFGEEAFLTQSSQLYLETCIPALGDVFCVAQSYRAEQSRTRRHLAEYTHIEGECPFITFDDLLDRLEDLIVDVTERVLKSPWGYMVQELNPGFVPPKRPFRRMNYADAIVWLKENNVTKDDGTFYEFGEDIPEAPERKMTDTINEPIMLCRFPAEIKSFYMAKCEDDLRLTESVDVLLPNVGEIVGGSMRSCKYDELLEGYKREGIDPKPYYWYVDQRVYGTQPHGGYGLGLERFLCWLLNRYHIREVCLYPRFLERCKP from the exons CTGTACACGTCGGAGAAACGGGGCAATGATGAAACGGGCAAGGGCACGGATCAAGAGCCCTTCAAAACGATTCTCCGGGCGATGAAGCACGCCGGAAAGGAACCATTTCCCACCATCTACGTCGacagcaaggacgaaaagtCAGAATCGCCGTACGAGGTCGCGGCCAAGTCGCAGCTTAAGAAAATCCAGAAACTCTGGGTACGGGACAACATGAAGGGAGACAAGCAGAAACGCGAGGAAGAAGAGAAGGCAAAGAATCGCGAGCAGAATCTGGAGGAGgccaaaaaaataaccatccAGGAAGATCCATCCTGGCCGACCGCTAAATCGATTAAGATCACGAAGGGTGCCGAACACCggggcgtgcgtgtgcgcaTCTACGGATGGGTCCATCGGTTACGGCGACAGGGAAAGGGCTTGATGTTCATAACGCTACGCGACGGAACCGGTTTTCTGCAGTGCGTGCTTACGGACAACCTCTGCCAGACGTACAACGCGCTCGTTTTATCGACGGAATCGTCAGTGCAGCTGTTCGGCACGCTTAAGGAGGTTCCGGCCGGTAAAACCGCGCCTGGTGGCCACGAACTGCACGTGGACTACTGGGAACTGGTCGGGCTGGCCCCAGCCGGTGGTGCCGATGCCATTCTGAACGAGGAAGCGCATCCGGACGTGCAGTTGGACAACCGCCACATAATGATCCGCGGTGAGAACACTTCAAAGGTCCTGAAGATGCGCGACGTCGTCATGCAGGCGTTCCGCTCGCATTACTTTGACCGGGGCTACACGGAGGTCACCCCACCAACCCTCGTCCAAACGCAAGTGGAAGGAGGAGCCACCTTGTTTAAGCTGGACTacttcgg TGAGGAAGCCTTCCTGACGCAGAGTTCGCAGCTGTATCTGGAAACGTGTATACCGGCGCTGGGAGATGTGTTTTGCGTAGCGCAAAGTTACCGTGCGGAGCAGAGCCGAACCCGGCGTCATTTGGCCGAATACACCCACATCGAAGGTGAATGCCCGTTCATTACCTTCGATGATCTACTCGACCGGCTCGAGGATCTCATCGTGGACGTTACCGAGCGGGTGCTTAAATCACCGTGGGGCTACATGGTACAAGAGTTGAACCCGGGATTCGTACCGCCTAAGCGACCCTTCCGTCGGATGAACTACGCGGATGCGATCGTCTGGCTGAAGGAGAACAACGTCACCAAAGACGATGGCACGTTCTACGAGTTCGGCGAGGATATCCCCGAAGCTCCGGAGCGGAAGATGACGGACACGATCAACGAGCCGATAATGCTGTGTCGCTTCCCGGCGGAAATTAAATCCTTCTACATGGCCAAGTGCGAGGACGATCTGCGCCTGACGGAAAGTGTCGATGTGCTGCTACCGAACGTTGGCGAGATCGTTGGCGGATCGATGAGGTCCTGCAAGTACGACGAACTGCTGGAGGGGTACAAACGCGAGGGAATCGATCCGAAACCGTACTACTGGTACGTGGATCAGCGCGTGTACGGCACACAGCCGCACGGTGGCTATGGGCTGGGACTGGAGCGATTCCTCTGCTGGTTGCTTAACCGTTACCACATCCGTGAGGTTTGTTTGTATCCGCGATTCCTCGAGAGATGCAAACCATAA
- the LOC128722116 gene encoding serine/threonine-protein kinase pelle — MAMPYKRETKGESPTADSGTNTPNLSNFVYIYDIPRMEKKRLAALLEVNNRWYDLGEKQMGYSSAELDGTQRCCQRNNRSPAEDLLDKWGNYNHTITELFVVLSREKLYTCMELIKRYVEPRYHVLIKHSNGTDGARGATDDLGTFSDEDANNNPKIGNRARGNDKKAPKNPPKGTEAGGVKNGPDDAVAARRDANPTNSKENSPFANELIDSSSLIPKISYDELADATDNWSERNILGKGGFGTVYRGVFKHTYMAIKKIDYNKVKTSEAERIQLQQSINELRYLNSCRHDNIVPLFGYSIDKEPCLVYQFMPGGSLDKSLFARRPASPLTWKERMNIARGTAKGLQYLHTFGDKPFIHGDIKPGNILLNEFKQPRIGDFGLTRQGAVQDSAMVVSRVYGTRPYIPKEFYDRRELSTKVDTYSFGVVLYEIGTGLRAWDDRRTDKHLKDYIARAVHESVHVSELMDKALPMDADGLHCCYNLLMVGHLCTADDPKQRPDMVAVMWHLDKA; from the exons ATGGCGATGCCGtacaaacgagaaacaaaGGGCGAAAGCCCCACTGCTGATAGTGGCACGAATACTCCAAACTTATCGAACTTTGTGTACATTTACGATATTCCGCGCATGGAGAAAAAACGGCTAGCCGCACTGCTCGAGGTCAACAACAGGTGGTACGATCTGGGTGAGAAACAGATGGGTTATAGTAGCGCAGAACTAGAT GGCACGCAAAGGTGCTGCCAGCGTAATAACCGATCCCCGGCGGAAGATCTACTCGACAAATGGGGCAATTATAATCACACAATCACGGAGCTGTTTGTGGTGCTGTCCCGGGAAAAGTTGTACACCTGCATGGAGCTTATCAAGCGCTACGTCGAACCGCGGTACCATGTGCTGATCAAACATTCCAATGGCACAGACGGCGCCAGGGGCGCGACAGATGATTTGGGTACTTTCTCCGATGAGGACGCCAATAACAACCCGAAAATAGGGAACCGCGCTCGAGGCAATgacaaaaaagccccaaagAATCCTCCGAAAGGAACAGAAGCTGGTGGGGTTAAAAACGGACCAGACGACGCGGTTGCCGCCAGAAGGGACGCAAATCCCACAAATTCTAAGGAAAACTCCCCATTCGCGAACGAACTGATCGATTCATCCAGTTTGATCCCGAAAATTAGCTACGATGAGCTGGCGGATGCCACGGATAACTGGAGCGAGCGGAACATACTCGGGAAGGGTGGCTTCGGGACGGTCTACCGGGGAGTGTTCAAACACACGTACATGGCGATAAAGAAGATTGATTACAACAAAGTGAAGACGAGCGAAGCCGAACGAATCCAGCTCCAACAGAGCATCAACGAGCTGCGATACCTCAATTCTTGTCGCCATGACAACATCGTACCTCTGTTCGGGTACAGCATAGACA AGGAACCCTGCCTGGTGTACCAGTTCATGCCCGGTGGTTCGCTGGACAAGAGCTTATTTGCACGTCGACCTGCCTCTCCGCTAACTTGGAAGGAGCGCATGAACATTGCACGAGGAACTGCAAA AGGTCTACAGTACCTGCATACGTTCGGCGACAAACCGTTCATCCACGGTGACATCAAACCGGGCAACATCCTGCTGAACGAGTTCAAGCAACCACGCATCGGTGACTTTGGTTTGACGCGCCAGGGCGCGGTCCAGGATTCGGCCATGGTTGTATCGCGGGTTTACGGCACAAGGCCGTACATTCCGAAGGAGTTTTACGATCGGCGCGAACTCAGCACCAAAGTGGACACGTACAGTTTCGGTGTGGTGCTGTACGAGATTGGCACCGGGTTGCGGGCCTGGGATGACCGGCGTACGGACAAGCATTTGAAGGACTACATTGCCAGAGCCGTGCACGAGTCGGTGCACGTGTCGGAGTTGATGGACAAAGCGCTTCCGATGGATGCGGACGGGTTGCATTGCTGTTACAACCTGCTTATGGTGGGCCATCTATGCACGGCCGACGATCCGAAGCAACGACCCGACATGGTGGCCGTTATGTGGCACCTGGATAAGGCGTAA
- the LOC128732073 gene encoding recQ-like DNA helicase Blm, which translates to MSKKLGPPSSRSEPMKQTSLSSFIRKKDKPQVEQSLRFHTEAELQITSTTPSESTKVLSSPSIFKPKLPVSKRTATVINLLCSDSDENSRSPIKASSDKPDDRKRLPARDIFKECIVEGNTPVNGYDEYDLMVVNTKPLPKPINNDPIELNLLTNERYMQAQKKLEENMHKLAKISPEKTPKFEFKLPQANRMSLALDKSSVFSNDPEDDDDFERKKPINFTSTPVAAGDVAKRNGIHEKKDKVDTPSELARLLTPGKGTAHFQFDKSLETYLDEVSGSAWFNSKSPHEREVRKNVQFLQEAQLTLLNHFYDLFAKVPSKTFLRIDKSFDVACFDRLKSTIESIRGKTEVYDRALAKMSNPKLSNVSTNVHNDSSLQSQKKSSATVSTAPIVYDVPFNDSSLLEENEPIEQAFPLESSRDDSLVSTRCKFDEFEKEFGLRKIQETSTKAAPACAPLLKPLEIAKSSGSGATFVFKKPIASTLLNRADTPPQIANQPKAVNRQRDSFSSFIDKDLIDPDDQVDEDDILNSIREAELIDQGRHSNLSTVDLTTPNTSMRRSDPPRITFPVEPMPPVSHRNTQFIEDIHTQLDDDGWQVYDPTMYDGVEMVPAPSIATQPGSGVSSSSIQVTGGDIGRFHEGIRNDGITGEFDGMSYPHSVRLQLAFKETFGLRTFRPNQLQVINATLLGKDCFVLMPTGGGKSLCYQLPAVLTVGLTVVVSPLKSLILDQVQKLNSLDIPAGHMSGDISVADVQRIYDDLYSSCPELKLLYVTPEKISSSAKFQNLLSALYRRGQLGRIVIDEAHCVSAWGHDFRPDYKKLSALREQFPTVPIIALTATANPRVRLDILAQLKLARDTRWFLSSFNRPNLKYLVLPKKGTSTKAEMIELIRKRFPRDTGIVYCLSKKECDQLATEFRRAGIKAKSYHAGLTDSVREETQKEWIGDRIKVVCATIAFGMGIDKPDVRYVLHYCMPKSIEGYYQESGRAGRDGEIATCILYYNYSDMLRYRKMMDSDTNISMEAKQIHMNNLFRMVNYCENVTDCRRTQQLEYFAEYFTSEQCLSNRATACDNCLTQSNYRSIDVTDDCVMIAKAVRDLCGGRNRFTLLHLVEVLKGSEMKKVLENGHNRTVYHGKLKAWERCDIQRLLRKLVIEEYLKEDLIFSNDIPQAYLRIGSKIESLVGRRVRIEFSIKEKQQSRGKVTKQDVTAAQESTIGTQISAELRELQTRCYNDLLEICRAIAMQKNATLASIMNIQALKTMSEKLPESPAEMLALPHVTKANFEKYGKQLLEITQNYAAEKLCFLMDTQDQDEAKAAAELSGEDDSDGSADGTDWNALARAASHGAGGSGYKRKRSWGTGSGKTKVFRRGTGQRKAATGRKRTSTGTKRGGATKRGGSSRGRGTARVSYNLLPMPGEY; encoded by the exons atGTCCAAAAAGTTGGGCCCACCGTCCAGTCGGTCGGAACCGATGAAACAAACGAGCCTGAGCAGTTTCATCAGGAAGAAGGACAAACCGCAAGTCGAGCAATCGTTGAG ATTCCACACCGAAGCAGAACTCCAGATTACCTCTACGACACCTTCCGAGTCGACTAAGGTGCTATCTTCACCGAGCATATTTAAGCCGAAATTGCCAGTGTCG AAAAGAACGGCCACAGTTATCAATTTACTGTGCAGCGATTCAGATGAAAACAGTAGGTCTCCAATCAAGGCTTCTTCCGATAAACCCGACGATCGGAAGCGTCTACCAGCACGAGACATATTCAAGGAGTGCATTGTCGAAGGCAATACACCTGTTAACGGTTATGACGAGTACGATCTTATGGTGGTTAATACTAAGCCACTGCCAAAGCCAATCAATAATGATCCGATTGAGTTGAACCTGTTGACCAACGAACGCTATATGCAAGCGCAGAAAAAGCTAGAGGAAAACATGCACAAGCTGGCGAAAATCAGCCCGGAAAAGACACCAAAGTTTGAGTTCAAACTGCCCCAAGCAAATCGTATGTCGCTGGCTTTGGACAAGAGTAGCGTGTTCAGCAACGATCCtgaagatgacgatgatttTGAGAGGAAAAAACCAATTAACTTCACCTCTACTCCCGTTGCAGCGGGTGATGTCGCTAAGCGCAATGGCATACATGAGAAAAAAGACAAAGTGGACACACCGTCCGAACTCGCACGATTGCTTACTCCTGGCAAGGGAACAGCGCATTTTCAGTTCGATAAAAGTTTAGAAACATACCTAGATGAAGTAAGCGGTAGTGCCTGGTTCAACTCGAAAAGCCCACACGAACGTGAGGTGCGCAAAAATGTCCAATTTCTGCAAGAAGCACAGCTGACATTGCTCAACCATTTCTACGATCTCTTTGCGAAGGTACCGAGCAAAACCTTTCTGCGAATTGATAAAAGTTTTGATGTCGCATGTTTTGATCGGCTGAAATCTACCATAGAAAGTATTCGAGGAAAGACTGAGGTGTACGACCGGGCGCTTGCAAAAATGTCGAACCCGAAACTATCGAATGTTTCGACGAACGTTCATAATGACTCCAGCTTACAGTCACAGAAAAAGAGCTCCGCCACAGTGAGCACTGCTCCAATTGTATATGATGTTCCGTTTAACGACAGTAGTCTGTTGGAAGAAAATGAGCCCATAGAGCAGGCGTTTCCACTTGAGTCTAGTCGGGACGATAGCTTAGTTTCAACGAGATGCAAATTCGATGAATTTGAAAAAGAATTCGGGTTGCGAAAAATCCAAGAAACGAGCACAAAAGCGGCGCCGGCATGCGCACCCTTATTGAAGCCGCTAGAAATCGCAAAATCATCCGGAAGTGGCGCTACGTTTGTATTCAAGAAACCTATTGCCAGTACGCTGTTGAACCGCGCGGATACACCGCCACAGATAGCCAATCAACCGAAGGCTGTTAACAGGCAGAGGGACTCATTCTCGTCCTTTATTGATAAGGATTTAATCGATCCAGACGACCAAGTGGATGAGGACGACATCCTGAACAGCATTCGTGAAGCGGAATTGATCGATCAGGGTCGCCATTCGAACCTCAGCACTGTGGATTTGACTACACCAAACACATCGATGAGGCGGTCCGATCCTCCGCGAATAACGTTCCCGGTGGAACCAATGCCTCCAGTTTCACACCGAAATACTCAGTTCATTGAGGACATCCATACTCAGCTCGACGACGATGGCTGGCAGGTGTACGATCCAACGATGTACGACGGCGTGGAAATGGTTCCAGCGCCATCGATAGCTACACAGCCGGGCTCTGGGGTATCATCGTCGAGCATACAAGTGACGGGGGGTGACATCGGGCGCTTCCACGAAGGTATTCGCAACGATGGCATCACTGGCGAGTTCGATGGGATGTCCTATCCGCACTCCGTGCGGCTGCAGCTCGCGTTCAAGGAAACGTTCGGTTTACGGACGTTCCGGCCAAACCAGCTGCAGGTGATCAACGCGACCCTGCTGGGGAAGGACTGCTTCGTGCTGATGCCGACGGGAGGCGGTAAATCATTGTGTTACCAGCTACCGGCGGTTCTTACGGTCGGTCTGACCGTCGTGGTCAGCCCGCTGAAGTCACTCATTCTCGATCAGGTGCAGAAGCTGAATTCGCTCGACATTCCGGCGGGGCACATGTCGGGCGACATCAGCGTTGCAGACGTGCAGCGCATTTACGACGATCTGTACAGCAGCTGTCCGGAACTGAAGTTGCTGTACGTGACGCCGGAGAAAATTTCCTCCTCAGCCAAATTCCAAAATCTGCTTTCGGCGCTCTACCGACGCGGCCAGCTTGGGCGGATTGTGATTGACGAGGCACACTGTGTGTCCGCGTGGGGGCACGATTTTCGGCCCGATTACAAAAAGCTTTCGGCGCTGCGAGAGCAGTTTCCCACCGTCCCGATTATCGCCCTAACCGCTACTGCGAATCCGCGCGTTCGGTTGGATATACTCGCACAGTTGAAGCTGGCCCGTGATACGCGCTGGTTTCTGTCCAGCTTTAACCGGCCCAACCTCAAGTACCTGGTGCTGCCGAAGAAGGGTACCTCGACCAAGGCGGAGATGATCGAGCTGATCCGGAAGCGATTTCCGCGTGACACCGGCATCGTGTACTGTCTGTCGAAGAAGGAATGCGACCAGCTGGCGACTGAATTTCGGCGGGCGGGCATCAAAGCGAAGAGCTACCACGCTGGCCTAACCGACTCGGTGCGTGAGGAAACGCAGAAGGAGTGGATCGGCGATCGGATCAAGGTGGTGTGTGCAACGATCGCCTTTGGCATGGGCATCGACAAGCCGGATGTCCGGTATGTGCTGCATTACTGCATGCCGAAGTCGATCGAGGGCTACTACCAGGAGTCGGGCCGTGCTGGTCGAGACGGAGAGATTGCCACCTGCATTCTGTACTACAACTATTCGGACATGCTGCGCTACAGGAAAATGATGGACA GTGACACCAACATTtcgatggaagcgaaacaaattcATATGAACAACCTCTTCCGGATGGTGAACTACTGCGAGAACGTTACCGACTGCCGCCGTACGCAGCAGTTGGAGTATTTCGCGGAGTACTTCACGAGTGAACAGTGCCTTTCGAACCGGGCGACGGCATGCGACAACTGTCTGACGCAGAGCAACTATCGCTCGATTGACGTGACGGACGACTGCGTAATGATTGCGAAGGCGGTGCGAGATCTGTGTGGTGGCCGCAACCGATTCACGCTGCTTCACCTGGTGGAGGTCCTGAAAGGAAGCGAGATGAAGAAGGTGCTTGAAAACGGCCACAACCGGACGGTGTACCACGGGAAGTTGAAAGCGTGGGAACGGTGCGACATCCAGCGTTTGCTGCGGAAGCTCGTGATCGAGGAGTACCTCAAGGAGGATCTGATCTTCAGCAATGACATCCCGCAGGCGTACCTGCGCATCGGAAGCAAGATCGAGAGTCTCGTCGGGCGGCGGGTGCGGATCGAGTTCTCGATCAAGGAAAAGCAGCAGTCCCGCGGAAAGGTGACGAAACAGGATGTCACAGCAGCGCAGGAATCGACCATTGGCACGCAGATCAGCGCAGAATTGCGCGAGCTGCAGACGCGCTGCTACAACGATCTGCTCGAGATTTGCCGAGCGATCGCGATGCAGAAGAACGCCACACTTGCGTCCATCATGAACATCCAAGCGCTGAAGACGATGTCGGAAAAGCTGCCCGAATCGCCGGCCGAGATGTTGGCCCTGCCGCACGTCACCAAGGCTAACTTCGAGAAGTACGGCAAGCAGCTGCTGGAAATCACGCAGAACTACGCAGCAGAGAAGCTGTGCTTTCTGATGGACACCCAGGATCAGGACGAAGCGAAGGCTGCTGCTGAGCTGTCGGGTGAGGATGATAGCGATGGTAGCGCGGACGGCACCGATTGGAATGCGTTAGCGAGGGCAGCTTCCCATGGCGCAGGAGGTTCGGGGTACAAGCGCAAGCGGAGCTGGGGTACCGGGAGTGGGAAAACGAAAGTGTTCCGCAGGGGAACGGGACAACGGAAAGCGGCTACCGGGAGGAAACGGACATCGACGGGCACGAAACGTGGAGGTGCAACCAAGCGTGGCGGAAGCAGTCGAGGTAGAGGAACTGCTAGGGTTAGCTACAACTTGCTTCCGATGCCTGGTGAATACTAA